From a region of the Nitrospira sp. genome:
- the rpsB gene encoding 30S ribosomal protein S2, whose product MGVVAIKELLEAGVHFGHQTNRWNPKMKKFLFGERNGIYIIDLQQTLARMEQTYAFVRDLVTAGESILFVGTKRQAAEILEEEAKRANMFFVNQRWLGGMLTNFQTIRRSIDKMKKMETTLLNPSEHGLKKKEILLMQKDIAKLQKYLSGIKNMRGLPGAVFILDTRIEKIAVQEAKRLDIPVIAILDSNCDPDDITYPIPGNDDAIRSIKLITSKIADACIEGAHVRVQREEAEFQSAPAGGEKKPGMRVESVPVS is encoded by the coding sequence ATGGGAGTGGTGGCAATCAAAGAATTGTTGGAAGCCGGCGTTCATTTCGGGCACCAGACGAACCGCTGGAATCCCAAGATGAAAAAGTTTCTGTTCGGCGAGCGGAACGGGATCTATATCATCGACCTGCAACAAACCCTCGCACGGATGGAGCAAACCTATGCCTTCGTCCGAGATCTTGTCACAGCCGGAGAATCGATCCTGTTCGTCGGGACGAAGCGGCAGGCGGCGGAAATACTCGAAGAAGAAGCCAAGCGAGCCAATATGTTTTTCGTCAACCAGCGATGGCTGGGTGGGATGTTGACCAACTTCCAGACCATTCGACGCAGTATCGATAAGATGAAGAAGATGGAGACCACCCTCCTCAACCCCAGCGAGCACGGTCTCAAGAAGAAAGAGATCCTTCTTATGCAGAAGGATATCGCCAAGCTCCAAAAGTACTTGTCCGGCATCAAGAACATGCGCGGCCTTCCGGGAGCGGTGTTCATTCTCGATACGAGAATCGAGAAAATTGCCGTTCAGGAAGCGAAACGGCTCGATATCCCGGTCATCGCCATCTTGGACAGCAATTGCGACCCTGATGACATCACCTACCCGATTCCCGGAAATGACGACGCTATTCGCTCGATCAAGCTGATTACGTCCAAGATCGCGGATGCGTGCATTGAAGGCGCGCATGTGAGAGTCCAGCGTGAAGAAGCCGAGTTTCAATCGGCTCCCGCCGGCGGGGAAAAGAAACCAGGGATGCGCGTCGAAAGCGTTCCGGTTTCGTAA
- the alr gene encoding alanine racemase, with translation MPIPSTFQPTVATIDLTALAYNLSQFRRILSPGCNVLAVVKANAYGHGAIEAAHTLIRHGVTRLAVFSTDEGIELRQAGINVSIVVLGPVFKEQFGDLFTHQLTPVVSDLSMLLALGQAAAARAVPYPIHLKIETGMGRLGLTQDELETLVNARQFPAALQLEGLMSHLADSDGLAPDATEEQINRFSRALKVVVGAGFRVPLIHVSNSCGAVRFPSAHFTLVRPGIMLYGYHTLPRSVQAPDLKPVLSLRTCIAQIRTVQPGGTVSYNRTFTAKSVTRVAVLPIGYADGISRHLSNRGHVLIRGQRAPIVGLVCMDMVMVDVTTIPSAAVGDEVVLIGQQENERITASDIAEWTGTISYEVLCAMSPKIPRLYLSS, from the coding sequence GTGCCGATTCCTTCCACTTTCCAACCGACCGTTGCCACCATCGATCTGACGGCACTGGCCTATAACCTTTCTCAATTTCGGCGGATTCTTTCTCCTGGATGCAATGTCCTGGCGGTCGTCAAGGCTAACGCCTATGGCCATGGGGCGATTGAAGCGGCACACACGTTGATTCGGCATGGTGTCACTCGCCTTGCGGTCTTCTCGACCGACGAGGGAATCGAGCTTCGGCAGGCCGGCATCAATGTGTCGATTGTCGTTCTAGGCCCGGTTTTTAAAGAGCAATTTGGGGATCTCTTTACCCATCAACTCACTCCGGTGGTGAGCGATCTTTCCATGCTCTTGGCATTAGGCCAAGCTGCGGCTGCACGTGCCGTCCCCTACCCGATCCATCTCAAGATCGAGACCGGCATGGGTCGGTTGGGGCTGACGCAGGACGAACTGGAGACACTGGTCAACGCCCGTCAGTTCCCCGCTGCTCTACAGTTGGAAGGACTGATGTCTCATCTGGCCGATAGCGACGGTCTCGCCCCGGATGCGACCGAGGAACAGATCAACCGCTTCAGCCGAGCTCTGAAGGTCGTGGTTGGGGCAGGGTTCCGCGTTCCCCTCATTCACGTCTCCAATAGCTGTGGAGCCGTCCGTTTTCCTTCCGCCCACTTCACCCTCGTTCGTCCCGGTATCATGCTCTATGGATACCATACTCTTCCCCGTTCCGTTCAAGCTCCCGACCTCAAACCCGTTCTCTCACTCAGAACATGTATCGCGCAGATCCGAACCGTCCAGCCGGGAGGAACGGTCAGTTACAATCGGACCTTCACTGCAAAGAGCGTCACTCGAGTGGCCGTCCTTCCCATTGGGTACGCCGACGGGATCAGCCGACATCTCTCGAATCGAGGCCATGTGCTTATCCGAGGACAGCGGGCGCCCATCGTGGGATTGGTCTGCATGGATATGGTGATGGTGGATGTCACGACCATTCCGAGCGCCGCCGTCGGGGATGAAGTGGTGCTGATCGGGCAACAGGAGAACGAGCGGATCACAGCCAGTGATATTGCGGAATGGACCGGAACCATCTCTTACGAAGTGCTGTGCGCGATGAGTCCGAAGATTCCCAGACTCTACCTTTCCTCGTAA
- a CDS encoding UMP kinase yields MSSAKYRRLLLKVSGEMLAGEQGYGIQPSILENLAEEIASVVALEIQVAIVIGGGNIFRGIAASAAGMERASADYMGMLATVLNALALQNALERAGIITRVQSAIEMRQLAEGYIRRRAIRHLEKNRVVIFAGGTGNPYFSTDTAAVLRAMEISAQVIMKGTKVDGIYDADPVNNPSAKKYEKISFLSILNQNLKVMDSTAISLCMDNKLPLTVFNLKVKGNFKRVAMGEPIGTLVTLGDH; encoded by the coding sequence ATGAGCTCAGCGAAATACCGCCGCCTCCTTCTGAAGGTCAGTGGGGAGATGTTGGCCGGTGAGCAGGGCTACGGCATCCAACCGTCTATTCTTGAAAACCTTGCCGAAGAAATCGCCTCCGTAGTCGCCCTTGAAATTCAAGTCGCCATCGTCATCGGCGGCGGCAATATTTTTCGAGGGATCGCAGCAAGCGCCGCCGGGATGGAACGGGCGTCTGCCGACTATATGGGAATGCTGGCGACCGTGCTCAACGCCCTGGCCCTCCAAAATGCGCTGGAACGGGCCGGGATCATAACCCGTGTTCAATCCGCCATCGAGATGCGCCAACTGGCCGAGGGGTACATCCGCCGAAGAGCCATCCGTCATCTTGAAAAGAACCGTGTGGTCATCTTTGCCGGCGGGACGGGAAACCCCTATTTTTCAACCGACACCGCCGCCGTGCTGCGCGCCATGGAGATCAGCGCTCAAGTGATCATGAAGGGCACGAAGGTGGATGGGATCTATGACGCCGATCCCGTCAACAACCCGTCGGCGAAGAAGTATGAGAAGATTTCTTTCTTGTCCATCCTGAATCAGAATCTCAAGGTCATGGATTCTACCGCCATCAGTCTGTGTATGGATAATAAATTGCCTCTTACCGTGTTCAATTTGAAAGTGAAAGGCAACTTTAAACGTGTGGCTATGGGCGAGCCGATCGGCACGTTGGTGACGCTCGGCGATCACTGA
- the rpsI gene encoding 30S ribosomal protein S9 — MAVVTQYATGRRKCAIARAWVTGTAGDITVNEKPLEKAFPRLTLRQIIQLPLEMAGLMGKYSISATVYGGGPTGQAGALRHAIARALVAMTPSTRSPLKKEGLLTRDSRVKERKKYGQKGARKRFQYSKR, encoded by the coding sequence ATGGCAGTGGTGACACAGTACGCAACAGGACGGAGAAAATGCGCAATCGCCAGAGCCTGGGTAACGGGAACCGCGGGCGACATCACCGTGAACGAGAAGCCGTTGGAAAAGGCGTTTCCTCGTCTTACCCTTCGGCAAATCATCCAGCTGCCGCTTGAAATGGCCGGTCTCATGGGCAAATACTCGATCAGCGCCACAGTCTATGGAGGCGGACCGACCGGACAAGCCGGTGCGCTCCGTCATGCCATCGCGCGAGCACTCGTTGCGATGACCCCCTCGACACGCAGCCCATTGAAAAAGGAAGGGCTGCTCACTCGTGACTCACGGGTGAAGGAACGCAAGAAGTACGGGCAGAAAGGCGCCCGAAAGCGATTCCAGTACTCCAAGCGCTAG
- a CDS encoding N-acetyl-gamma-glutamyl-phosphate reductase: MTKKFRIAIAGASGYAGAELVRLAAGHPYFTITAVTSEKSAGQLISSVFPSLKGIVEHRFEAMEPAALAERADAIFLALPHTKSQDAVAICLKAGKLVVDLSADYRLKDVGTYEKWYQASHAHPQLLQEAVYGLPELHRAAIAKAKLVASPGCYPTAAVLQLAPLFAKGLVQPGTVVIDAKSGVSGAGRSPALAYHFPEAHESLEPYKIGQHRHIPEIEQELSGFMDTAEPVTVTFTPHLVPMNRGILSTAYCKLTEPVDLSDLRNLYREFYKGERFVRFYEEGVPNPRYIKGTNYCDLGVYTDVRTGRVVTVAAVDNLVKGAAGQAIQAMNLMLGIPEDTGLTAPGSYP; encoded by the coding sequence ATGACCAAGAAATTCCGAATCGCCATTGCGGGTGCCAGTGGATATGCCGGCGCAGAGCTTGTTCGGCTCGCTGCAGGCCATCCCTATTTTACGATCACCGCAGTAACCTCTGAAAAGTCGGCGGGACAGTTGATCTCCTCGGTCTTCCCCAGCCTGAAGGGAATCGTGGAGCATCGATTCGAAGCCATGGAGCCGGCAGCGTTGGCGGAGCGAGCGGACGCCATTTTTCTGGCGCTTCCGCATACCAAATCTCAGGACGCCGTGGCGATCTGTCTCAAGGCCGGCAAACTGGTCGTTGACCTCAGCGCGGACTATCGGCTGAAGGACGTCGGCACCTATGAAAAATGGTATCAGGCTTCGCATGCGCATCCGCAGCTGTTGCAAGAAGCAGTGTATGGCTTGCCGGAACTCCATCGCGCCGCAATCGCCAAGGCGAAGTTGGTCGCCTCACCGGGATGTTATCCCACGGCGGCGGTCCTACAATTGGCCCCTCTCTTTGCTAAAGGACTCGTACAGCCCGGGACGGTTGTGATCGATGCAAAGTCCGGCGTGTCGGGCGCCGGTCGGAGTCCAGCTCTTGCCTATCATTTCCCCGAAGCGCATGAATCCTTGGAACCCTATAAAATTGGGCAACATCGTCATATTCCTGAAATCGAACAAGAACTTTCCGGATTCATGGATACAGCCGAACCCGTAACCGTGACATTCACGCCTCATCTTGTGCCGATGAATCGAGGCATCCTGAGTACGGCCTATTGCAAGTTGACGGAGCCGGTCGACCTTTCAGATCTTCGGAATCTGTACCGAGAGTTTTATAAGGGCGAACGGTTCGTCCGGTTCTACGAAGAGGGTGTTCCCAATCCTCGCTATATCAAGGGGACGAACTACTGCGACCTCGGTGTCTACACGGACGTGCGGACCGGACGGGTCGTAACCGTCGCTGCCGTCGACAATCTGGTTAAAGGAGCCGCCGGTCAAGCTATTCAAGCCATGAATCTGATGCTGGGTATTCCTGAAGATACCGGCCTTACGGCGCCGGGCAGTTATCCCTAG
- the frr gene encoding ribosome recycling factor has product MSNAAPVRQSFIARMDQALEHLRRDLSGLRTGRASVALFDGVRVDYYGTMTPLKQVANIATPEARLVTIQPWEPKLIKEIEKAISSSGLGVTPSNDGKLIRVPLPPLTEERRKELTKVCKKHGEETKVQIRSFRREANEELKKLQKDAKLTEDELRKAEQDTQKLIEQYGQKIDDVIKKKEQEIMEV; this is encoded by the coding sequence ATGTCCAATGCAGCCCCGGTTCGACAATCATTCATCGCCCGCATGGATCAGGCTCTCGAGCACCTGCGCAGAGATTTATCCGGCCTTCGCACCGGAAGAGCTTCCGTGGCCCTCTTCGACGGAGTCCGCGTCGACTATTATGGAACCATGACCCCGCTGAAGCAGGTTGCCAACATCGCCACCCCGGAAGCACGGCTGGTCACCATTCAACCCTGGGAACCGAAACTGATCAAAGAAATCGAGAAGGCCATATCCTCTTCCGGATTGGGTGTCACGCCGTCAAACGACGGGAAGTTGATTCGCGTCCCACTCCCACCGCTGACGGAAGAGCGCCGCAAAGAGTTGACCAAGGTGTGCAAGAAGCACGGCGAAGAAACGAAGGTACAGATTCGGAGCTTCCGGCGGGAAGCGAACGAAGAGTTGAAGAAACTCCAAAAGGATGCGAAGCTTACCGAGGATGAACTGCGCAAAGCCGAGCAGGACACTCAAAAGCTGATCGAGCAATACGGGCAAAAGATCGACGACGTGATCAAGAAAAAGGAACAGGAAATCATGGAAGTCTGA
- a CDS encoding response regulator codes for MTSSATESVETKSLPAMELLPKDHTILEQGAMVFRPFGLDEHGQTIRDLSGVSIRAVTVFLEKLVASERGAPAGKEAVEELCRLLNDRIKDPVYHVTPEFLKNPWNSYSYEFTSYLYEFCERISGDRRFAFKAGAEKVSPIMLALTRPFSLSQIYTMFPYFGNKFTSGSVEFRVVEVTSSTAVVAMQFTERTLRQFGPYRRRCACLVCQSAQGIMVAMADRIHGLSQAEAMETSCIGNDDEWCQWTIRWQEDKGHRKRFWRTTSPLEQPRPTLPSEPAPAEITSEHSAHPATTGRVIPPTHAPRHFTWFLWGGLSGIALMAGVGIFNPNVSLGEVLLVGVCPILAVGIIVNRRLLRESERREALIQEQISFVESRHEELRAAYLEQEQMRVELRRKVAQLTALHRAGLSFNSTFERDALLHQVLEALTHELSYNSAMVSMFDPIENTVQHIRVIGAPPEVEAFARSCRIPINDPESPEGMVVLQGRPLLVKDIESIRHSLHPLNQRLAELSKTKALVVVPIKTKDCMWGMLTVDRSHNQSVTEDDLELMTTVASQVSIALDNASAYQQIEEWNAGLELKVRERTEALERADRLRAQFLSHVSHELRTPLTSIKGFIQNLLDGLTGPLNEKQQRYLVRMSENSDRLVRMIEDLLDRTRIETGRLEIHPANVDLEPCLADVIEQLKPLAHVKQQTLEFCCTDSDIVVWADRDRLIQTVVNLVQNAIKFTPAGGSVMVTCELTNHRRATVLVRDTGPGIPPVHLDKIFDPFFRIQEGQRTGPKGLGLGLSIVKTLVELQGGDVTARNRPTGGAELSFTIPIYAVQTPLVLESHLVGRQILVVDDDTDIQQLLHDRLRAGGYLTYSAYDGRQALDTLQTQKFDGMILDIGIGQIDGLEVLRRVRMTNQELPIIMITASGSLELAVKAIGMGAQAYLLKPFDAGELQQAMDRWFQRA; via the coding sequence ATGACAAGCAGCGCGACGGAGAGCGTCGAGACCAAATCCCTACCGGCGATGGAGCTCTTGCCCAAGGATCACACGATTCTTGAGCAGGGCGCGATGGTGTTTCGCCCGTTCGGGCTGGATGAACACGGTCAGACGATCAGAGACCTCAGCGGGGTCAGCATTCGAGCGGTCACCGTCTTTCTGGAGAAGCTGGTAGCGTCTGAGCGGGGAGCACCGGCGGGGAAAGAGGCCGTGGAGGAGTTGTGCCGTCTCTTGAATGATCGCATCAAAGATCCCGTCTATCATGTCACGCCGGAATTTTTGAAGAATCCCTGGAACAGCTACTCGTACGAATTCACCTCCTACCTGTATGAGTTTTGCGAGCGGATCTCCGGAGACCGGCGCTTCGCGTTTAAGGCAGGGGCGGAAAAGGTGTCCCCAATCATGTTGGCGCTGACCCGGCCATTTTCCCTGTCACAGATCTACACGATGTTTCCCTACTTCGGGAATAAGTTTACCTCCGGCTCCGTTGAATTCCGAGTGGTGGAAGTCACGAGCAGCACCGCTGTGGTGGCGATGCAGTTCACCGAGCGTACGCTTCGCCAATTCGGGCCCTACCGGAGACGGTGTGCCTGTCTGGTGTGTCAATCCGCGCAAGGTATCATGGTCGCGATGGCTGATCGCATCCATGGCCTTTCTCAGGCGGAAGCGATGGAGACCTCCTGCATCGGCAATGATGATGAGTGGTGCCAGTGGACCATTCGGTGGCAGGAAGATAAGGGGCATCGAAAACGATTCTGGCGGACCACGTCGCCGCTGGAACAACCGCGACCGACTCTCCCGAGCGAGCCGGCACCGGCCGAAATAACGAGTGAGCACAGCGCCCATCCGGCGACAACCGGGCGTGTCATTCCCCCCACTCACGCGCCTCGGCATTTCACGTGGTTCCTGTGGGGAGGTCTGTCGGGGATCGCCCTTATGGCGGGGGTCGGCATCTTCAACCCGAACGTCAGCCTCGGCGAGGTATTGCTGGTGGGAGTATGCCCTATCCTCGCGGTCGGCATCATCGTCAACCGCCGGCTCCTCCGTGAGAGCGAGCGTCGCGAGGCCCTGATTCAGGAACAGATCTCTTTCGTCGAATCCCGCCATGAAGAATTGCGCGCGGCCTATTTGGAGCAAGAACAGATGCGGGTGGAGTTACGCCGAAAGGTGGCCCAGCTCACGGCGCTTCATCGAGCGGGACTCTCGTTCAACTCGACTTTTGAACGAGACGCGTTGCTGCATCAAGTATTGGAAGCGCTCACGCACGAACTGAGCTACAACAGCGCCATGGTCTCCATGTTCGATCCCATAGAGAATACCGTTCAACACATCCGTGTCATCGGCGCGCCGCCGGAGGTTGAAGCATTCGCTCGATCCTGCCGCATCCCAATCAATGATCCCGAGAGTCCCGAGGGGATGGTGGTCTTGCAAGGACGGCCGCTCCTGGTCAAGGATATCGAATCGATACGGCACAGTCTCCATCCGCTCAATCAGCGATTGGCCGAATTGAGTAAAACCAAGGCTCTGGTCGTGGTGCCCATCAAGACCAAAGACTGCATGTGGGGCATGTTGACGGTCGATCGCTCCCACAATCAAAGCGTGACTGAGGACGATTTGGAGCTGATGACGACGGTCGCGAGTCAGGTCTCCATCGCACTGGACAACGCATCAGCCTACCAGCAGATCGAAGAGTGGAATGCGGGCTTGGAGCTCAAAGTGCGGGAGCGCACGGAAGCGCTGGAACGAGCCGATCGTCTGCGCGCGCAGTTCCTCTCCCACGTGTCACACGAACTGAGAACACCGCTTACGTCCATCAAAGGATTCATCCAGAATTTGCTGGACGGACTGACCGGGCCGTTGAATGAGAAACAGCAGCGTTATCTCGTGCGGATGTCGGAGAACTCGGATCGGCTGGTGCGTATGATAGAAGATCTCCTCGATCGCACCCGGATCGAAACCGGGCGTTTGGAAATCCATCCCGCCAATGTCGACCTGGAACCTTGCCTCGCCGACGTGATCGAACAGTTGAAACCGCTCGCCCATGTGAAACAGCAAACATTGGAATTCTGTTGCACCGACTCCGACATCGTCGTCTGGGCGGATCGGGACCGTTTGATTCAGACCGTGGTGAATCTGGTGCAAAACGCCATCAAATTCACTCCAGCCGGTGGAAGCGTCATGGTTACTTGCGAACTGACCAATCACCGAAGAGCGACCGTGCTGGTTCGCGATACAGGCCCCGGCATCCCTCCCGTGCACCTTGACAAGATTTTTGACCCGTTCTTCCGCATTCAGGAGGGCCAACGCACCGGACCCAAGGGATTGGGACTGGGACTTTCCATCGTGAAAACGTTGGTGGAATTGCAAGGAGGGGACGTGACGGCCCGCAACCGCCCAACCGGCGGCGCAGAACTGTCCTTCACCATTCCGATCTACGCGGTTCAGACGCCGCTTGTGCTCGAATCGCATCTCGTCGGCCGGCAGATCCTGGTCGTGGACGACGACACCGACATTCAGCAACTGCTTCATGACCGGTTGAGGGCAGGGGGATACCTGACCTATTCCGCGTACGACGGTCGTCAGGCGTTGGACACCCTGCAAACGCAGAAATTCGATGGGATGATTCTTGACATCGGGATCGGCCAGATCGACGGTTTGGAAGTGTTGCGACGAGTCCGCATGACAAATCAGGAACTCCCCATCATCATGATCACGGCATCCGGATCCCTTGAACTGGCGGTCAAGGCGATTGGAATGGGGGCGCAAGCCTACTTGCTCAAGCCGTTCGATGCCGGCGAACTTCAGCAGGCCATGGATCGTTGGTTCCAACGTGCGTGA
- the tsf gene encoding translation elongation factor Ts → MAGSSQLVKELREKTGAGILDCQKALTENGDDVEKAVDYLRQKGLAAAAKKAGRETNQGLIHSYIHMGGKIGVLVEVNCETDFVARNEEFKAFVNDLALQIAAAKPSFVKREDVSPAVVEKEKSIYEGQAKEMGKPPAAWPKIIEGKLEKFYQENCLLEQSFIKDPAVTIKDLLAQKIAKIGENMIIRRFTRYQLGEA, encoded by the coding sequence ATGGCAGGATCCAGTCAGCTCGTGAAAGAACTTCGGGAAAAGACAGGGGCAGGCATTCTGGATTGTCAGAAGGCCCTCACGGAGAACGGTGATGACGTCGAAAAAGCGGTCGACTATCTGCGGCAGAAAGGACTCGCGGCGGCGGCCAAGAAAGCCGGGCGCGAAACCAATCAAGGGCTGATTCATTCCTACATTCACATGGGTGGAAAGATCGGCGTCTTGGTCGAGGTCAATTGTGAGACCGACTTCGTCGCGCGCAACGAAGAGTTCAAAGCCTTCGTCAACGATCTCGCTCTTCAGATCGCCGCCGCAAAGCCTTCATTCGTCAAGCGCGAAGATGTTTCGCCTGCGGTCGTCGAGAAGGAGAAATCGATCTACGAGGGGCAGGCTAAGGAAATGGGCAAGCCTCCCGCCGCATGGCCCAAAATCATCGAAGGGAAACTCGAAAAGTTCTACCAGGAAAACTGCCTGCTGGAGCAGTCGTTCATCAAGGATCCGGCCGTCACCATCAAGGATTTGCTCGCCCAAAAGATCGCCAAGATCGGCGAGAACATGATTATCCGTCGGTTCACCCGCTATCAGTTAGGCGAAGCATGA
- a CDS encoding outer membrane protein transport protein → MPANFSRPWIVGSNVRDPQTTRALGHRTRPEGCRSRFTLSDVRIHPSWALALLTCVIIVCSSSPVSAQVPRVYGQGAAASGMGNAFAAQADNASALHYNPAGMTQLRGVEMMAGGILVGGTTDFRSPSGVTTVGDHDGAFAWPGPGHGYITANLQDLGVSLFGKLTVGIGVTTPFGSIMRWPDDSPFRAISTFSALPLFDIKPTLAYQLHPDFSIGAGADIYTFASFFGEGHAELQSVSPGGLAPAGSKLEFHGKDTAPGFNVSALYTALRNGDGQPVANLAVVYRSQATLHLDGALMANGVKIQDATTTLVLPQVITGGIALWPIRDTEREWKLELNVDYVGWKSVRNLDIRLANGMIIPQPQNWKSTYAILAGTEYRWLKVDRLPGWEIAVRGGYTNQQAQVPDLNFNPGVPSADLHVISTGIGLQCKGNGSFLGLFSCGGLGIGSVKAKLIGVDLSYQAFLYEPRTISGNTGLRAAVNGLYNTTLHAGGFSVRVSF, encoded by the coding sequence ATGCCGGCGAACTTCAGCAGGCCATGGATCGTTGGTTCCAACGTGCGTGACCCGCAGACGACACGCGCTCTCGGTCATCGGACACGACCTGAAGGGTGTCGAAGCCGCTTCACCCTCAGTGATGTCCGAATTCACCCGAGTTGGGCGCTCGCCCTTCTCACCTGTGTCATCATCGTGTGTAGTTCTTCCCCTGTATCGGCCCAGGTTCCCCGTGTCTATGGACAGGGAGCGGCTGCGTCGGGGATGGGCAATGCCTTCGCGGCCCAGGCCGACAATGCATCCGCCCTCCATTACAACCCAGCCGGCATGACGCAGCTTCGTGGTGTGGAAATGATGGCGGGGGGAATCCTTGTCGGAGGGACAACCGATTTCAGAAGTCCGAGTGGAGTCACGACAGTTGGAGATCATGATGGTGCGTTCGCATGGCCCGGTCCGGGTCATGGGTATATCACGGCGAATCTCCAGGACCTTGGTGTCTCCCTGTTTGGCAAGCTGACGGTAGGGATTGGAGTCACGACTCCATTCGGGTCGATCATGCGATGGCCTGACGACAGTCCATTTCGGGCCATCTCAACATTCAGCGCATTGCCGTTGTTCGACATCAAGCCGACGCTCGCATACCAGCTCCATCCGGATTTCTCCATTGGAGCGGGAGCGGACATCTACACCTTTGCGAGTTTCTTTGGAGAGGGTCATGCTGAATTGCAGTCCGTCTCACCCGGTGGATTGGCACCCGCCGGGAGTAAGCTGGAATTTCACGGCAAAGACACGGCTCCCGGGTTCAACGTCAGCGCGTTGTATACGGCATTGCGAAATGGAGATGGACAACCGGTTGCGAATCTGGCCGTGGTGTATAGAAGCCAGGCGACACTTCATTTGGATGGAGCGTTGATGGCCAATGGCGTCAAAATCCAAGATGCCACCACAACGCTGGTGTTGCCGCAGGTCATTACCGGCGGGATCGCCTTGTGGCCGATTCGAGATACGGAACGCGAATGGAAGCTCGAGTTGAATGTGGATTACGTCGGTTGGAAGTCGGTGCGAAACCTGGATATCCGACTGGCCAACGGAATGATCATCCCTCAGCCGCAAAACTGGAAAAGCACGTATGCCATTTTGGCCGGGACCGAGTATCGGTGGCTCAAAGTCGATCGGTTGCCCGGCTGGGAGATAGCCGTGCGGGGCGGCTATACGAATCAGCAAGCACAGGTGCCGGATCTCAATTTCAATCCGGGAGTGCCATCGGCCGATCTCCATGTTATTTCAACAGGCATTGGACTGCAGTGCAAAGGCAATGGGTCGTTCTTGGGATTATTCTCCTGTGGTGGTTTGGGAATAGGATCGGTCAAAGCAAAACTTATCGGCGTGGACCTCTCGTATCAGGCGTTCCTCTATGAGCCGCGGACGATTTCAGGGAATACGGGGCTTCGCGCTGCGGTGAACGGATTGTACAATACGACGCTGCACGCCGGCGGGTTCTCCGTCCGCGTCAGTTTCTAG
- the argJ gene encoding bifunctional glutamate N-acetyltransferase/amino-acid acetyltransferase ArgJ: MRQKRVGVTAPLGFRAAGMHCGIKKPELLDLALCVSDVSGPIAGVFTKNRVAAAPVLVDRRHLRSHHGRAIIVNSGNANACTGEQGLVAAQAMAAAVAQQLRTPIQQVFVGSTGVIGRALPIDRITAAIPTLISRLSVQGGGQAAQAILTTDLRPKTVALQSKIGGRVITIGGMAKGSGMIHPNMATMLAYLTTDAAIAPLALQRVLKSAVDQSFNCITVDGDTSTNDTVLCLANGLAENRALQQGTRPYRDFERLLTEAAQTLALMICRDGEGVTKVVKILVEGASTAAAAKRVAETVATSNLVKTAMFGEDANWGRVMAALGRSGIAIDPGKVTVRFDDVVMVKRGVGLGLEAESKIAQVFKRKEFTVAVHLGQGAACAHMWTTDLSYDYVRINASYRS; encoded by the coding sequence ATGAGACAAAAGCGCGTGGGTGTTACAGCACCGCTGGGATTCCGAGCAGCCGGTATGCATTGCGGGATCAAAAAGCCGGAGCTTCTCGATCTCGCCCTGTGCGTGTCCGATGTCAGCGGACCGATCGCCGGAGTCTTTACGAAGAATCGAGTCGCTGCCGCCCCGGTTCTCGTGGACCGACGCCATCTTCGGTCTCATCATGGACGGGCTATCATCGTCAACAGCGGCAATGCCAATGCTTGCACAGGAGAACAAGGACTGGTCGCGGCACAAGCCATGGCCGCAGCGGTGGCGCAGCAGCTTCGCACTCCGATTCAGCAGGTGTTTGTGGGGTCAACCGGCGTCATCGGTCGAGCGCTGCCGATTGATCGCATCACGGCGGCTATTCCGACCCTGATTTCACGCCTCAGTGTTCAGGGAGGCGGCCAAGCAGCTCAAGCGATTCTGACCACGGACCTGCGACCGAAAACGGTCGCTCTCCAATCCAAAATAGGCGGTCGCGTGATCACCATCGGGGGCATGGCCAAAGGTTCTGGAATGATCCATCCGAATATGGCGACCATGCTCGCGTATCTGACAACCGATGCAGCCATTGCTCCGCTCGCACTCCAGCGGGTGCTGAAATCCGCCGTCGATCAATCGTTCAACTGCATTACCGTGGACGGTGATACCAGCACGAACGACACCGTCCTCTGTCTAGCGAACGGTCTCGCCGAGAATCGGGCTCTCCAACAAGGCACCCGACCCTATCGCGACTTCGAACGCCTCTTAACCGAAGCCGCACAGACGTTGGCTCTCATGATTTGCCGTGATGGAGAAGGGGTCACCAAAGTCGTGAAGATTCTGGTCGAAGGGGCCTCGACGGCGGCGGCGGCGAAACGGGTGGCCGAAACCGTCGCGACATCCAATCTGGTCAAAACGGCCATGTTCGGCGAGGACGCGAATTGGGGAAGAGTCATGGCGGCCCTCGGCCGATCCGGTATTGCAATCGATCCGGGCAAAGTCACGGTACGCTTTGACGATGTCGTGATGGTGAAACGAGGGGTCGGACTGGGGCTTGAAGCCGAGAGCAAGATCGCTCAAGTCTTCAAGCGGAAAGAGTTTACCGTCGCCGTCCATCTCGGGCAGGGCGCGGCCTGCGCGCACATGTGGACCACGGATCTCTCGTATGATTATGTCCGCATTAATGCAAGTTATCGATCGTAG